In the Gymnogyps californianus isolate 813 chromosome 3, ASM1813914v2, whole genome shotgun sequence genome, one interval contains:
- the CRNKL1 gene encoding crooked neck-like protein 1 codes for MASTAAGKQRIPKVAKVKNKAPAEVQITAEQLLREAKERELELLPPPPQQKITDVEELNDYKLRKRKTFEDNIRKNRTVISNWIKYAQWEESLKEIQRARSIYERALDVDYRNVTLWLKYAEMEMKNRQVNHARNIWDRAITTLPRVNQFWYKYTYMEEMLGNVAGSRQVFERWMEWQPEEQAWHSYINFELRYKEVDRARTIYERFVIVHPDVKNWIKYARFEEKHSYFAHARKVYERAVEFFGEEHMDEHLYVAFAKFEENQKEFERVRVIYKYALDRIPKQEAQNLFKNYTIFEKKFGDRRGIEDIIVSKRRFQYEEEVKANPHNYDAWFDYLRLVESDADAETVREVYERAIANVPPIQEKRHWKRYIYLWINYALYEELEAKDAERTRQVYQACIELIPHKKFTFAKIWLLYAQFEIRQKNLPLARRALGTSIGKCPKNKLFKGYIELELQLREFDRCRKLYEKFLEFAPENCTSWIKFAELETILGDIDRARAIYELAIGQPRLDMPEVLWKSYIDFEIEQEEYEKTRNLYRRLLQRTQHVKVWISFAQFELSAGREESLSRCRQIYEEANKAMRNCEEKEERVMLLESWRNFEEEFGTDTTKERIDKLMPEKIKKRRKLQAEDGSDAGWEEYYDYIFPEDTANQPNLKLLAMAKLWKKQQQESEAAEVDPDKDIDESQS; via the exons ATGGCGTCTACGGCAGCCGGGAAGCAGCGGATCCCCAAAGTGGCGAAG gtgaaaaataaagcacCTGCAGAAGTTCAGATCACCGCAGAACAGCTTTTAAGagaagcaaaagagagagaactcGAACTTCTTCCGCCGCCTCCGCAACAGAAGATCACAGATGTCGAAGAGCTAAATGACTATAAACTCAGGAAGAGgaag ACTTTTGAAGacaacataagaaaaaacaggaCAGTTATCAGTAACTGGATAAAGTACGCACAATGGGAGGAAAGcctaaaagaaatacagag agccCGTTCCATTTACGAGCGTGCTTTAGATGTCGACTACAGAAATGTCACACTCTGGCTGAAATAcgcagaaatggaaatgaagaacCGCCAGGTTAATCATGCCCGAAACATTTGGGATCGAGCCATTACCACCCTCCCCAGGGTGAACCAGTTCTG GTATAAGTATACCTACATGGAAGAGATGTTGGGGAATGTTGCTGGATCACGTCAGGTGTTTGAACGTTGGATGGAGTGGCAACCAGAAGAGCAAGCTTGGCATTCCTACATTAACTTCGAGCTGAGATACAAGGAGGTGGACAGGGCGCGTACCATTTACGAGAGAT TTGTTATTGTTCATCCTGATGTGAAGAACTGGATCAAGTATGCCCGCTTTGAAGAGAAACACAGTTATTTTGCTCACGCAAGGAAAGTATACGAGAGGGCAGTGGAGTTCTTTGGAGAAGAGCATATGGATGAGCACTTGTATGTGGCTTTTGCAAAATTTGAGGAGAACCAGAAAGAA tttgaaagagTAAGGGTGATCTACAAGTACGCCTTGGATAGAATTCCAAAACAGGAGGCCCAAAATCTCTTCAAGAATTACACCATCTTTGAGAAGAAGTTTGGAGACAGAAGGGGAATTGAAGACATCATTGTCAGCAAAAGGAGATTCCAATATGAAGAGGAAGTGAAG GCAAATCCACATAATTACGATGCATGGTTTGACTACCTGAGGTTAGTTGAAAGCGACGCAGATGCCGAGACTGTCCGAGAAGTGTACGAAAGAGCCATCGCCAACGTTCCCCCAATTCAAGAGAAAAGACACTGGAAAAGATACATCTACCTTTGGATTAACTACGCGTTATATGAAGAGCTGGAGGCAAAG GATGCCGAGCGAACCAGACAAGTGTATCAGGCATGTATCGAGCTCATTCCCCACAAGAAG tttacaTTTGCCAAAATATGGCTGCTGTATGCACAATTTGAAATACGCCAGAAAAATCTTCCGCTTGCTAGAAGAGCTTTG GGGACATCCATAGGTAAATGTCCGAAAAACAAACTGTTCAAAGGTTATATTGAATTGGAGTTACAATTGCGAGAATTTGATCGTTGCCGAAAGCTGTATGAAAAATTCCTGGAGTTCGCACCGGAAAACTGCACGTCATGGATTAAATTTGCTGAACTAGAGACCATTCTTGGCGATATTGATAGAGCCCGTGCAATATATGAGCTGGCTATTGGCCAACCCCGGCTAGACATGCCAGAG GTTCTTTGGAAATCCTACATTGACTTTGAAATTGAGCAAGAGGAGtatgagaaaacaagaaatcttTACCGCAGATTACTTCAGCGGACACAGCATGTTAAG GTATGGATCAGCTTTGCACAGTTTGAGCTATctgcaggaagggaggagagtTTGTCAAGATGCCGGCAGATTTATGAAGAGGCTAATAAGGCAATGCGAAACtgtgaggagaaagaggagagagtcATGCTTCTGGAATCCTGGAGAAACTTTGAAGAGGAGTTTGGAACCGATACGACTAAAGAGAGGATAGATAAACTGatgcctgaaaaaataaagaagaggagaaaactgcAGGCTGAAGATGGG tctGATGCTGGCTGGGAGGAATACTATGATTATATTTTCCCAGAAGATACTGCCAATCAGCCTAATCTCAAACTGCTCGCTATGGCTAAACTCTGGAAGAAACAGCAACAGGAGAGCGAAGCTGCAGAGGTGGATCCAGACAAAGACATTGATGAAAGCCAGTCTTAA